In a genomic window of Thunnus thynnus chromosome 16, fThuThy2.1, whole genome shotgun sequence:
- the si:dkey-21a6.5 gene encoding signal peptide, CUB and EGF-like domain-containing protein 2, with protein sequence MDCRGVLPAIAAACFLGMVVSQTTLTPAVVNTTLIENVTGLTVTPVILSSTTPGCFAFNTSTCEPCAPGSQYDNNTLLCVCCPDPGLCLFPGACLPCNKGFYQSMAGQQQCLPCDRGFYTNFTGSPLCHPCPPGSFSNNTGGESCTSCSPGFFSSEQSSTSCAPCTQGSFCNSSGCTQCQTCPGGTEALKAAAKTCSPCRPGMHKAPHETLCQICGSGYFQIHWGQESCDVCPENHYCPSPDVNPIQCPNDAFCPAGSLAPSYCMETFFRKSGDTCELAPVTIALLVIGGGVALLFIILMVLRQRRDADGELTMARAPLLRKERPQGRYYGIPCDAEPVYAGW encoded by the exons ATGGACTGTCGGGGAGTTCTGCCTGCGATAGCCGCCGCTTGCTTCCTAG GCATGGTGGTGAGCCAGACCACACTCACGCCCGCTGTAGTGAACACCACTCTCATTGAGAATGTGACCGGTCTGACTGTAACTCCCGTGATTCTCAGCAGCACGACCCCCGGCTGCTTTGCATTCAACACTTCTACTTGTGAGCCCTGTGCACCAGGATCCCAGTACGACAACA ACACCCTGCTGTGCGTGTGTTGTCCTGACCCCGGGCTCTGTCTATTTCCTGGAGCCTGCCTACCGTGCAACAAAGGCTTCTATCAGTCAATGGCtggacagcagcagtgtttgcCCTGCGACCGCGGCTTCTACACAAA TTTCACTGGAAGTCCATTATGTCACCCCTGCCCTCCTGGATCCTTCAGTAATAACACTGGTGGAGAAAGTTGCACAAGTTGTTCACCAG GTTTCTTTTCATCAGAGCAGAGTTCCACTTCATGTGCACCATGTACACAAGGAAGCTTTTGCAA CTCCTCTGGTTGTACCCAGTGTCAGACGTGTCCTGGAGGAACAGAAGCTCTAAAGGCTGCTGCTAAAACCTGCTCACCATGTCGGCCAG GCATGCACAAGGCTCCCCATGAGACTTTGTGTCAGATCTGCGGCAGTGGCTATTTCCAGATCCACTGGGGCCAGGAAAGCTGTGACGTCTGCCCAGAGAATCACTACTGCCCT AGTCCAGATGTGAACCCCATTCAGTGTCCCAACGATGCTTTCTGTCCAGCGGGCAGCTTGGCTCCAAGCTACTGCATGGAGACTTTCTTCCGCAAATCAGGGGACACTTGTGAACTGGCCCCTGTCACTATTGCTCTGTTAGTCATCGGAGGAGGGG TGGCCTTACTCTTCATCATTTTAATGGTACTACGTCAACGGAGGGACGCTGACGGAGAGCTGACTATGGCTCGAGCTCCGTTATTACGCAAAGAACGACCTCAAGGTCGATACTACGGGATACCCTGCGATGCAGAACCTGTATATGCTGGCTGGTGA
- the mrpl35 gene encoding 39S ribosomal protein L35, mitochondrial, translating to MAAALARTVSGLLRPLSVSICARTPKMCQFSSFIQPQPLYSSAAAAVRAPLRAAVCQAPRFSILQRVSALAPSLTLQPSRSLTYYSLKKGKRKSVKSVTERFMRLHCGLWIRRKAGYKKKLWKKKPARRKRLREHVFCNKTQSRLLDKMTTSFWKRRNWYANDPYLKYHDRVNLKV from the exons ATGGCGGCGGCTCTGGCGAGGACAGTGTCCG GGCTGCTGAGGCCGCTGTCTGTCTCAATATGCGCCAGGACACCAAAGATGTGTCAGTTCTCCAGCTTCATCCAGCCTCAGCCTCTCTACAGCTCTGCCGCAGCCGCTGTCCGCGCTCCTCTGCGTGCTGCAGTGTGTCAGGCACCCCGGTTTAGCATCCTGCAACG tgtGTCAGCTCTTGCTCCATCTCTGACTCTGCAGCCCAGCAGAAGTCTGACGTACTACAGTCTGAAGAAGGGAAAGAGGAAGAGCGTGAAATCTGTGACAGAAAGGTTCATGAGGCTGCACTGTGGCCTTTGGATTAGACGCAAG GCTGGATACAAGAAGAAACTGTGGAAGAAGAAACCTGCCAGACGAAAGCGCCTGAGGGAGCATGTCTTCTGTaacaaaacacagagcagacTTTTGGATAAAATGACAACATCTTTTTGGAAAAGGAGGAACTGGTATGCAAATGATCCATACCTGAAGTACCATGACCGGGTCAACCTTAAAGTGTAA